One Lacunisphaera limnophila DNA window includes the following coding sequences:
- a CDS encoding SpoIVB peptidase S55 domain-containing protein — translation MPSTLPPTRLRTRLAELALALLATCLGWAQPQGAPLIDLDDLQPGMKGEVWTVFKGSQPEAFSVQVTGILRNALGPGKSMILCELTDPRVQSMGAVAGMSGSPLYIDGKLAGVLAYQIQRFETVRHAGFTPIKDMLEVTALPASRDLLGPAPIPVKGASQSRSSLEGDIKPLTPAFSAGGLSPLVAGLLTPQFEALGLSFNALGGSLESGDLKSDISNRKSSPTLQPGGVVAVALAVGDITIAGTGTVSHVDGNHVLAFGHPMMSLGATELPMASAEVVTILPSQFNSIKVSNTGAIIGAFSQDRLSGIYGEIGREPAMVPVEISFPTRQNRKTLNFRAVRHEQVLPMIAATGLAQAVNGSNESGFTRGFRVTTTVEFPGSAPVELSQIYPGPQGFNQGLTDLVGNLSLWLFNPYERIFPDRIRFAVEDTPDTPQGIVEQLQVSRTNAAPGERVDLGLGWRGFQRPPVMENLTLDIPRAWAGKDLEILVTTGPVMDELTGRSRTVAVAQLRGFEEYISALREFRQSDGLYIAVVEKTRLLTDQRGTTPDMPGSLERIARGADEARFQRREALAPLWEQHILPGTLFNILLRKPLNVTD, via the coding sequence ATGCCTTCCACGCTGCCACCCACCCGCCTGCGCACCCGACTGGCGGAATTGGCCCTGGCGCTCCTCGCGACCTGCCTGGGATGGGCCCAGCCCCAAGGCGCGCCGTTGATCGACCTCGATGACCTTCAGCCCGGCATGAAAGGCGAGGTCTGGACTGTCTTCAAGGGCAGCCAGCCCGAGGCCTTCAGCGTGCAGGTGACCGGCATCCTCCGCAACGCCCTCGGCCCGGGCAAAAGCATGATCCTGTGCGAGCTCACTGACCCTCGCGTCCAGTCCATGGGCGCCGTGGCCGGCATGAGCGGCAGCCCGCTCTACATCGACGGCAAACTGGCCGGGGTCCTCGCCTACCAGATCCAGCGTTTCGAGACTGTGCGCCACGCGGGTTTCACCCCGATCAAGGACATGCTGGAAGTCACCGCCCTGCCCGCCAGCCGCGACTTGCTCGGGCCAGCCCCAATTCCCGTCAAAGGCGCCAGCCAATCCCGCTCCTCCCTCGAGGGCGACATCAAGCCCCTGACTCCCGCCTTCAGCGCCGGCGGACTCTCCCCGCTCGTCGCCGGACTGCTCACGCCCCAGTTCGAGGCCCTCGGCCTCTCCTTCAATGCCCTCGGCGGCAGCCTAGAGTCGGGCGACCTGAAGTCTGATATTTCAAATCGCAAATCCTCCCCGACCCTCCAACCCGGCGGCGTCGTCGCCGTGGCCCTGGCCGTCGGTGACATCACCATCGCCGGCACCGGCACCGTGTCGCACGTCGACGGCAACCACGTCCTCGCCTTCGGTCACCCCATGATGTCGCTCGGCGCCACCGAACTGCCCATGGCCTCCGCCGAGGTCGTCACGATCCTCCCCAGCCAGTTCAATTCCATCAAGGTCTCCAACACCGGCGCGATCATCGGCGCCTTCAGCCAGGACCGCCTGTCCGGCATCTACGGCGAAATCGGCCGCGAGCCAGCCATGGTGCCGGTCGAGATCAGCTTCCCCACCCGGCAAAACCGCAAAACGCTCAACTTCCGCGCCGTCCGCCACGAGCAGGTGCTCCCCATGATCGCGGCCACCGGCCTCGCCCAAGCCGTGAACGGCTCGAACGAATCCGGCTTCACCCGCGGTTTCCGTGTCACCACCACGGTCGAGTTCCCCGGCTCCGCCCCCGTCGAACTGAGCCAGATCTACCCCGGGCCGCAGGGATTCAACCAGGGCCTCACCGATCTCGTCGGCAATCTCTCGCTCTGGCTCTTCAATCCCTACGAGCGCATCTTCCCGGATCGGATCCGTTTTGCCGTCGAGGACACACCCGACACGCCGCAGGGCATCGTCGAGCAACTTCAGGTCTCCCGCACCAACGCCGCCCCGGGCGAGCGCGTGGATCTCGGCCTCGGCTGGCGCGGCTTCCAGCGCCCGCCTGTGATGGAGAACCTGACCCTGGACATCCCGCGGGCCTGGGCCGGCAAGGATCTTGAAATCCTGGTCACCACCGGTCCCGTCATGGACGAACTCACCGGCCGTTCCCGCACCGTGGCGGTGGCCCAACTCCGCGGCTTCGAGGAATACATCTCCGCCCTGCGCGAGTTCCGCCAATCCGACGGTCTCTACATCGCCGTGGTGGAGAAAACCCGCCTCCTCACCGACCAGCGCGGCACCACGCCCGACATGCCCGGTTCACTCGAGCGCATCGCCCGCGGCGCCGACGAGGCCCGCTTTCAGCGCCGCGAGGCCCTCGCCCCTCTGTGGGAGCAACACATCCTGCCCGGCACCCTGTTCAATATTCTGCTTCGCAAACCGCTCAACGTCACGGATTGA
- a CDS encoding RluA family pseudouridine synthase, protein MTSIPFPEDFWATLPLGGNVRLLVRDANGLAAFDKSAGVLSHPNDSQDEARSLLTCRYDKEAQRFTWRNPEGAERHLWLLNRLDSATSGVILTAASEKLALVIREHFAQKQVRKVYNALVFGHAHTKTEVWRDFLAVTKKGGRVRTATIGNIPSETHFQSIKHTQRNFSTSLIRLEPRTGRSHQLRVQCAKRHLPIIGDQTYGDFGLNREFAKANKTKRLFLHSLETAFTYEFGGKKFAFKANAPLPEEFLAGY, encoded by the coding sequence GTGACGTCGATTCCCTTCCCCGAAGATTTCTGGGCGACGTTGCCGCTGGGCGGTAATGTGCGCCTGTTGGTGCGGGATGCGAACGGCCTCGCCGCCTTCGACAAATCCGCGGGGGTGCTCTCGCACCCGAATGATTCGCAGGACGAGGCCCGTTCGCTGCTAACCTGCCGCTACGACAAGGAAGCCCAGCGCTTTACCTGGCGCAACCCGGAGGGTGCCGAACGCCACCTCTGGCTGCTGAACCGACTCGATTCCGCCACCTCGGGCGTGATCCTGACCGCGGCCAGCGAAAAACTCGCGCTCGTGATCCGGGAGCACTTCGCCCAGAAGCAGGTGCGGAAGGTCTACAATGCGCTCGTCTTCGGGCACGCGCACACGAAGACGGAGGTCTGGCGTGATTTCCTCGCCGTAACCAAGAAAGGCGGCCGGGTTCGCACGGCCACGATCGGCAACATCCCCTCCGAGACCCATTTCCAGTCGATCAAGCACACGCAGCGGAATTTCTCCACGTCGCTCATCCGGCTCGAGCCCCGCACCGGCCGCAGCCACCAGCTGCGCGTGCAATGCGCCAAGCGCCACCTGCCGATCATCGGCGACCAGACCTATGGGGATTTCGGCCTCAACCGGGAGTTCGCCAAGGCGAACAAGACCAAGCGTCTGTTCCTGCATTCGCTCGAGACCGCGTTCACGTACGAGTTCGGCGGGAAGAAATTCGCCTTCAAGGCGAACGCGCCGCTGCCCGAGGAATTTCTGGCCGGGTATTGA
- a CDS encoding GAF domain-containing protein — MAAKKQMERTRALLAKVRQVSTQDYFQALCLDTSGDLDVDQTSVWTFDANLQKVECQCGYDALTEKFSRHQVLRQQDCPRYFRAIVEENYVCAPDVADHLATREFLESYFKPNGIVSLLDFIMHEDAVPFGIICCENRRGIRQWSDADRNYLRSIATLTSFLFLPAARV; from the coding sequence ATGGCTGCCAAAAAGCAGATGGAGCGGACGCGTGCCTTGCTGGCCAAGGTTCGTCAGGTATCGACGCAGGACTACTTCCAGGCGCTGTGCCTGGATACGTCCGGCGATCTTGATGTCGATCAGACCAGTGTGTGGACCTTCGACGCCAACTTGCAGAAGGTCGAGTGTCAGTGCGGTTACGATGCCCTGACGGAGAAATTTTCCCGCCACCAGGTGCTGCGTCAGCAGGATTGCCCGCGCTATTTCCGGGCGATCGTGGAGGAAAACTATGTGTGCGCCCCGGACGTAGCCGACCACCTCGCGACCCGGGAATTCTTGGAGAGCTATTTCAAGCCAAACGGCATCGTCTCCCTGCTGGATTTCATCATGCACGAGGATGCGGTCCCGTTTGGGATCATCTGCTGCGAGAATCGTCGCGGGATCCGCCAATGGTCGGACGCAGACCGCAACTACCTTCGGTCGATCGCCACCTTGACCTCGTTTCTCTTCCTGCCCGCCGCTCGGGTCTAG
- the polX gene encoding DNA polymerase/3'-5' exonuclease PolX, with protein sequence MTKTDIAAVLTEIGVLMELKGENPFKIRAYQSGSRLLEAMSEGELAQRVEAGTLEEVKGIGEALAQKISELHRTGRLEFHEKLKASLPPGLLEIMAIPGVGPKKVKALYDKLGIDSIAALQAACVAGKVATLEGFGEKTQEKILQGIANREAYGRRHLWIEAQEAGAPILAGLRALPQVQQVESCGSLRRRMETVGDLDFLVATTEPGPVVAWFVGQAEVKEITAQGDLKASVRLKSGLQADLRLVPPEQFVFTLHHLTGSKDHNVLMRQRALERGLSLSEWGLFPAEEKHGATVEARKEGAAGPKSLPAKTEADLFAALGLAFIPPELREGLGEIEAAEQGGLPELVTVADIRGVFHNHTTASDGHNTLEEMTAAAEALGLEYLGIADHSKSSFQARGLDEARLLEQVAAIRKLNESKQFKTWVFAGTECDILPDGRLDFSPEVLAQLDYVVVSVHSSFKQERDVMTARIIKALESPHVTMLGHLTGRLLLEREPYAVDIDRVIDAAIANGVAIELNASPMRLDLDWRHWRKAAAKGLLTSINPDAHRTAQLEYFRVGVGTARKGWLTKKSVLTTKPLEEMKAWLAARR encoded by the coding sequence ATGACCAAGACCGACATTGCTGCCGTCCTGACCGAGATCGGCGTCCTGATGGAACTGAAGGGGGAAAACCCGTTCAAGATCCGCGCCTACCAGTCGGGTTCGCGCCTGCTCGAGGCGATGAGCGAGGGTGAGCTCGCCCAGCGGGTGGAGGCGGGCACGCTGGAAGAGGTCAAGGGGATCGGCGAGGCGCTGGCCCAAAAGATTTCCGAACTGCACCGCACGGGCCGGCTGGAGTTTCATGAAAAGCTGAAGGCTTCACTGCCCCCGGGCCTGCTGGAGATCATGGCGATTCCTGGGGTCGGACCGAAGAAGGTGAAGGCCCTTTACGACAAACTCGGCATCGACTCGATTGCGGCGCTGCAGGCGGCGTGCGTGGCCGGCAAGGTGGCGACGCTTGAGGGCTTCGGCGAAAAGACGCAGGAGAAGATCCTGCAAGGCATCGCCAACCGGGAAGCCTATGGCCGCCGGCATCTGTGGATTGAGGCCCAGGAGGCGGGCGCGCCGATCCTGGCGGGGTTGCGCGCCCTGCCGCAGGTCCAGCAGGTGGAGTCCTGTGGCAGCTTGCGCCGGCGGATGGAGACGGTGGGGGACCTGGATTTTTTGGTGGCGACGACTGAGCCGGGACCGGTGGTGGCTTGGTTTGTGGGCCAGGCCGAGGTGAAGGAGATCACGGCGCAGGGCGATCTGAAGGCCAGCGTGCGGCTGAAATCAGGCCTGCAGGCCGATCTGCGGCTGGTGCCGCCGGAACAGTTCGTCTTCACCTTGCATCACCTGACCGGTTCCAAGGACCACAATGTATTGATGCGCCAGCGCGCCCTGGAGCGCGGGCTGAGCCTGTCCGAGTGGGGGCTTTTCCCGGCCGAGGAAAAACACGGGGCCACGGTCGAGGCGCGGAAGGAGGGCGCAGCCGGGCCCAAGAGCCTGCCGGCGAAAACGGAGGCGGACCTCTTCGCTGCCCTCGGGCTGGCCTTCATCCCGCCTGAACTGCGCGAGGGGCTGGGGGAGATCGAGGCGGCGGAGCAGGGCGGCTTGCCGGAACTCGTCACCGTGGCCGACATCCGCGGTGTATTCCACAACCACACCACGGCAAGCGACGGCCACAACACCCTCGAGGAGATGACCGCCGCGGCTGAGGCGCTGGGTCTCGAGTATCTTGGCATCGCGGATCATTCGAAATCGAGTTTTCAGGCCCGCGGGCTCGACGAGGCGAGGCTGCTTGAGCAGGTCGCGGCGATCCGAAAGTTGAACGAGTCCAAGCAATTCAAAACCTGGGTGTTCGCCGGCACAGAGTGCGACATCCTGCCGGACGGACGCCTGGATTTTTCCCCGGAAGTGCTGGCGCAGCTCGACTACGTGGTGGTGTCGGTGCACTCATCGTTCAAGCAGGAGCGCGACGTCATGACGGCGCGCATCATCAAGGCGCTCGAATCGCCACACGTGACGATGCTGGGGCACCTGACCGGCCGGCTGTTGCTGGAACGTGAGCCGTATGCTGTGGACATCGACCGGGTGATCGACGCGGCCATCGCGAACGGCGTGGCGATTGAGCTTAACGCCTCGCCCATGCGGCTTGACCTGGACTGGCGGCATTGGCGCAAGGCCGCGGCGAAGGGACTGCTCACCTCGATCAACCCGGATGCCCACCGCACGGCCCAGCTGGAATATTTCCGGGTGGGAGTGGGTACGGCGCGGAAGGGATGGCTGACGAAGAAAAGTGTCCTGACCACGAAGCCACTCGAGGAAATGAAGGCGTGGCTGGCGGCGCGCCGGTAG
- the hemL gene encoding glutamate-1-semialdehyde 2,1-aminomutase: MSPSSDQLFARALQLIPGGVNSPVRAFRSVGGTPFFTKSAQGATLTTADGRELIDFVCTWGPAIHGHNHPRIKAAIAAALDKGTSFGTPNPYEVEMAELIVSFFPSIQKVRMCSSGTEATMSAIRLARGFTKRDKIIKFAGCYHGHSDSLLIKAGSGALTHGHPDSAGIPASFARETIVVPFNDPAALTAAFAANPGQIAAVILEPYIGNTGFIPALPGYLKHVRQVTAAHGTVLIFDEVMTGFRIARGGVQEREQIIPDLTCLGKIIGGGLPVGAFGGRAEIMDYLAPLGPVYQAGTLSGNPLAMAAGIAQLRLLDEVKPYPRLDALGRQICAAALAAAQAKGLPMQAPQVGSMLSLFFTPTPVRDMDSALTSDAKLFGRFFRACLDGGVYLPPSAYEAWFLSTAHEGPAIDRACEVITSAIKSL, encoded by the coding sequence ATGTCTCCCTCCTCTGACCAACTCTTCGCCCGCGCCCTCCAACTCATCCCCGGCGGCGTCAATTCCCCCGTCCGCGCCTTCCGCTCGGTCGGCGGCACGCCGTTCTTCACGAAATCCGCCCAAGGCGCCACGCTCACCACGGCCGACGGGCGCGAACTGATCGACTTCGTCTGCACCTGGGGTCCGGCCATCCACGGCCACAATCACCCGCGCATCAAGGCGGCCATTGCCGCCGCCTTGGACAAGGGCACGTCGTTCGGCACGCCCAACCCCTACGAGGTCGAGATGGCGGAACTCATCGTCTCGTTCTTCCCCTCCATCCAGAAGGTGCGCATGTGCAGCAGCGGGACTGAAGCCACGATGTCGGCCATCCGTCTCGCCCGCGGCTTCACCAAGCGCGACAAGATCATCAAATTTGCCGGCTGCTATCACGGCCACAGTGACTCGCTCCTGATTAAAGCCGGCTCCGGCGCGCTCACGCACGGTCACCCCGACAGTGCGGGCATCCCCGCCTCGTTCGCCCGTGAGACCATCGTGGTGCCCTTCAACGACCCCGCGGCTCTCACCGCCGCCTTCGCCGCCAACCCCGGCCAGATCGCTGCCGTCATCCTCGAACCTTACATCGGCAACACCGGCTTCATCCCGGCCCTGCCCGGTTACCTGAAGCATGTCCGCCAGGTCACCGCCGCCCACGGCACCGTGCTCATCTTCGACGAGGTCATGACCGGCTTCCGCATCGCCCGCGGCGGCGTGCAGGAGCGCGAGCAGATCATCCCCGATCTGACCTGTCTCGGAAAGATCATCGGCGGCGGCCTGCCCGTCGGTGCCTTCGGCGGTCGCGCCGAGATCATGGACTACCTCGCGCCCCTCGGGCCCGTGTACCAGGCCGGCACCCTCAGCGGCAACCCCCTCGCCATGGCAGCCGGCATCGCCCAGTTGCGCCTCCTCGACGAGGTCAAACCCTACCCGCGCCTCGATGCCCTGGGCCGGCAGATCTGCGCCGCCGCCCTCGCGGCCGCCCAGGCCAAGGGTTTACCCATGCAGGCCCCGCAGGTTGGTTCGATGCTCAGTCTCTTCTTCACGCCGACGCCGGTCCGCGACATGGACAGCGCCCTTACCTCCGATGCCAAGCTCTTCGGCCGGTTCTTCCGCGCCTGTCTTGACGGTGGCGTTTATCTGCCGCCCAGCGCCTATGAGGCCTGGTTCCTGAGCACCGCCCACGAGGGCCCGGCCATTGACCGCGCTTGCGAAGTCATCACATCCGCCATTAAGTCGCTCTAA
- the mutS gene encoding DNA mismatch repair protein MutS — protein MSAAEKLTPMMQQYFEVKRGLPANTLLLFRLGDFYEMFFEDAEIGSRLLGITLTRRQDTPMCGIPHHAAENYVGKLLAAGKKVALCDQAEPAKAGKLVRRQVTRILSPGTTLAASQLDAAKNHYLCALTLDAAGLHAAWLDLSTGEFRLATDPRPENLLPVLTALDPAELVLIEGQLEKWQAAPHEQHAVHALHHFCEGRLCSVLPGYHFEVADGARTVMAALGVLNLQGFGLAHTHPALGAAGAAVHYATENLCAKPENLRSLQEYRSTRTLLLDPATLRNLEIFASTRGTREASLLGAIDRTTTAAGSRLLERWLAAPALDLLEIQRRQTAVGEFVAQPGDLAQVRELLGKVRDIPRILSRLQNRLRNPRELGGVRDTLAQIPPIAAALDLLDAHLVGHHGGAVSYIRSRLTDLPALRDLLGRGLDDNLPNDLQEGNYIRPGYDAELDRLRGLTTDNKSWLAELERKEQERSGIRSLKVRYTSVFGYYIEITKANLASVPADYVRKQTTASGERFVTEELKLKEKEIFSAEEKSLARELELFTALVAAVLDESVALSTTADALAELDVLAGWAVLAREWDYCRPTLDEGDTLTITDGRHPVVEQMMKTERLGLAGSHTFVPNDTGLASTESQIQLLTGPNMAGKSTYIRQVALITLMAQVGCWVPAKACRVGLVDRIFSRVGASDDLARGNSTFMVEMNETANILNNTTDRSLIILDEIGRGTSTYDGLSIAWAVVEHLHRDADRGPRTLFATHYQELTQLEKHLPRLKNWSVAVKEWNDDIVFVRRVVPGAADRSYGIQVARLAGLPLAVIDRAKTILAQLESDDVTVTLPAVPLAKPKKKITVTPTDDAQMDLL, from the coding sequence ATGTCCGCCGCCGAGAAGCTCACCCCGATGATGCAGCAGTATTTCGAGGTCAAACGCGGCCTCCCGGCGAACACGCTGCTGCTCTTCCGCCTCGGGGATTTCTACGAGATGTTCTTCGAGGATGCCGAGATCGGGTCGCGCCTGCTCGGCATCACCCTGACCCGCCGGCAGGACACCCCCATGTGCGGCATCCCGCACCACGCCGCCGAGAACTACGTGGGCAAGCTCCTCGCCGCCGGCAAGAAGGTCGCCCTCTGCGACCAGGCGGAGCCCGCCAAGGCCGGCAAACTCGTGCGGCGTCAGGTCACCCGCATCCTCTCGCCCGGGACCACCCTCGCCGCCAGCCAGCTCGATGCCGCGAAAAACCACTACCTCTGCGCCCTCACGCTCGACGCCGCCGGCCTGCATGCGGCCTGGCTGGATCTCTCCACCGGGGAATTCCGTCTCGCCACGGATCCGCGTCCCGAGAACCTCCTGCCCGTCCTTACCGCCCTGGATCCCGCTGAACTCGTCCTAATCGAGGGCCAGCTGGAGAAATGGCAGGCTGCCCCGCACGAGCAGCATGCCGTGCATGCCCTCCATCATTTTTGCGAGGGGCGCCTGTGTTCCGTTCTGCCTGGCTATCATTTCGAGGTCGCTGACGGCGCCCGCACCGTCATGGCGGCTTTGGGTGTCCTGAATCTGCAAGGCTTTGGACTGGCCCACACCCACCCGGCCTTGGGCGCGGCCGGGGCGGCGGTCCACTACGCCACCGAAAACCTCTGCGCCAAGCCCGAGAACCTGCGCTCCCTCCAGGAATACCGCAGCACGCGCACGCTCCTCCTCGACCCGGCCACGCTGCGCAACCTCGAGATCTTCGCCTCCACCCGCGGCACCCGCGAGGCCTCACTCCTCGGGGCGATTGACCGCACCACGACTGCCGCCGGTTCCCGGCTGCTGGAGCGCTGGCTCGCCGCCCCCGCGCTCGACCTGCTGGAAATCCAGCGGCGCCAGACCGCCGTCGGCGAATTTGTGGCCCAACCCGGCGACCTCGCCCAGGTCCGGGAACTGCTCGGCAAGGTTCGCGACATCCCGCGTATCCTGAGCCGCCTCCAGAACCGCCTGCGCAACCCCCGCGAACTGGGCGGCGTTCGCGACACCCTCGCCCAGATCCCGCCGATCGCCGCTGCGCTCGACTTGCTCGACGCGCACCTTGTCGGCCATCACGGCGGGGCTGTTTCGTATATCCGCTCGCGCCTGACTGATCTGCCGGCCCTGCGCGACCTGCTCGGCCGCGGCCTGGACGACAACCTGCCCAACGACCTCCAGGAGGGAAACTACATCCGTCCCGGCTATGATGCCGAACTCGACCGCCTGCGCGGCCTGACCACGGACAACAAGTCCTGGCTCGCCGAGCTCGAGCGCAAGGAGCAGGAGCGCTCCGGCATCCGCAGCCTCAAGGTTCGGTACACTTCAGTTTTCGGTTATTATATCGAGATCACCAAAGCCAACCTCGCCAGCGTGCCGGCCGACTACGTGCGCAAGCAAACCACCGCCAGCGGCGAGCGTTTCGTCACCGAGGAGCTGAAGCTCAAGGAAAAGGAAATCTTCTCCGCCGAGGAAAAGTCCCTCGCCCGCGAGCTGGAGCTTTTCACCGCCCTGGTTGCGGCCGTCCTGGACGAGTCCGTAGCCCTGTCGACTACGGCCGACGCCCTGGCTGAGCTCGATGTGCTCGCCGGCTGGGCCGTGTTGGCCCGCGAGTGGGATTATTGCCGCCCGACGCTTGATGAAGGCGACACCCTCACGATCACCGACGGCCGTCACCCCGTCGTCGAGCAGATGATGAAGACCGAGCGCCTTGGTCTCGCCGGCAGCCACACCTTCGTGCCCAACGACACCGGGCTCGCGTCCACCGAGTCGCAGATCCAACTCCTCACCGGCCCCAACATGGCGGGCAAGTCCACCTACATCCGGCAGGTCGCGCTCATCACCCTCATGGCCCAGGTAGGCTGCTGGGTGCCAGCCAAGGCCTGCCGCGTCGGCTTGGTCGACCGCATCTTCTCCCGCGTCGGCGCGAGCGATGACCTCGCCCGCGGCAACTCGACCTTCATGGTCGAGATGAACGAAACCGCCAACATCCTCAATAACACGACCGATCGCTCCCTCATCATCCTCGATGAGATCGGCCGCGGCACCTCGACCTACGACGGCCTGAGCATCGCCTGGGCGGTGGTCGAGCACCTGCACCGCGACGCCGACCGCGGTCCTCGCACGCTGTTCGCGACGCACTACCAGGAACTCACCCAGCTCGAGAAGCACCTGCCGCGCCTGAAAAACTGGTCGGTCGCCGTGAAGGAATGGAATGATGACATTGTCTTCGTGCGCCGGGTTGTCCCCGGCGCCGCCGACCGTAGCTATGGTATCCAGGTTGCCCGCCTCGCCGGCCTGCCGCTCGCCGTCATTGACCGGGCCAAGACGATCCTCGCCCAACTGGAGTCGGACGATGTCACCGTCACCCTCCCCGCCGTCCCGCTGGCCAAGCCCAAGAAGAAGATCACGGTCACCCCGACGGACGACGCGCAGATGGATTTGCTGTAA
- a CDS encoding NAD+ synthase encodes MRIGLAQINTIVGDLAGNSRLIASAYQKLVAEGAELVVFPELVVCGYPPRDLLFKKRFVPDVEQATRELARSIGRVPAVIGFAETNTTGQGRPYFNSAAFCHEGRIVATARKCLLPTYDVFDEDRYFEPAAAPTVVEFGGQRIGITICEDIWTHAMISTRRLYAGALPVAQLAGRCDLMVNLSASPWNHGKGGVRHTLVADTARQLGCPVAYVNAIGGNDELLFDGRSLVADATGRVVAGLAAFCVEQRVVDLVAPSADGLHPTFDQEDLADIYDGLVLGVRDYANKTGFKQALLGLSGGIDSALTAVIAAEALGPQNVIGVSLPSVISSQHSRDDATLIAKNLGIRYHTLSIADVVASAEHTLAPLFAGRPRDIAEENIQARARGLLLMAISNKFGALLLTTGNKSELAVGYCTLYGDMCGGLAVISDVFKTQVYALSRWINRHREIIPVNSIDKPPSAELRPNQTDQDSLPPYDQLDALLKGYVEEGLSRADLISQGFAEAVVNDVVRKVDLNEYKRKQAAPGLKITPLAFGVGRRIPIVQKYVS; translated from the coding sequence ATGCGTATCGGCCTGGCCCAGATCAACACCATCGTCGGCGACCTCGCCGGCAATAGCCGCCTCATCGCTTCCGCCTACCAAAAACTGGTCGCCGAGGGGGCCGAGCTGGTTGTGTTCCCGGAACTCGTGGTCTGTGGCTACCCACCCCGGGATCTGCTCTTTAAGAAACGCTTCGTCCCCGACGTCGAGCAGGCCACCCGCGAACTCGCCCGCTCCATCGGCCGGGTACCCGCCGTGATCGGCTTCGCCGAGACCAACACCACCGGGCAGGGCCGGCCGTATTTCAATTCCGCCGCCTTCTGTCACGAGGGCCGCATCGTCGCCACGGCCCGCAAGTGCCTGCTGCCCACGTACGACGTCTTCGACGAGGACCGCTACTTCGAGCCGGCCGCCGCTCCGACCGTGGTGGAATTCGGCGGCCAGCGCATCGGCATCACCATCTGCGAGGATATCTGGACCCACGCCATGATTTCCACCCGCCGGCTCTACGCGGGGGCCCTGCCCGTCGCCCAGCTCGCCGGTCGCTGCGACCTGATGGTCAACCTGTCCGCCAGTCCCTGGAACCACGGCAAGGGCGGCGTGCGCCACACCCTGGTCGCCGACACCGCCCGCCAGCTCGGCTGTCCGGTGGCCTACGTCAACGCCATCGGTGGCAACGACGAACTCCTCTTTGACGGCCGCAGCCTCGTGGCCGACGCCACCGGCCGGGTGGTGGCCGGCCTCGCCGCCTTCTGCGTCGAACAGCGGGTCGTGGATCTGGTGGCCCCGTCCGCCGACGGGCTTCACCCCACCTTCGATCAGGAAGACCTGGCCGACATCTACGACGGCCTCGTCCTCGGCGTGCGCGACTATGCGAACAAGACCGGTTTTAAGCAGGCCTTGCTCGGCCTCTCCGGCGGCATCGACTCCGCCCTCACCGCCGTAATCGCCGCCGAGGCGCTCGGTCCGCAGAACGTGATCGGCGTCAGTCTGCCCTCGGTTATCTCGAGCCAGCACTCGCGCGACGACGCGACGCTCATCGCGAAGAATCTCGGCATCCGGTACCACACGCTTTCCATCGCCGACGTCGTGGCCTCCGCCGAGCACACCCTCGCCCCGCTCTTCGCCGGACGGCCCCGCGACATCGCCGAGGAAAACATCCAGGCCCGCGCCCGCGGCCTCCTGCTCATGGCGATTTCGAACAAGTTCGGGGCCCTGCTCCTCACCACGGGTAATAAGAGCGAGCTGGCCGTGGGCTATTGCACACTTTACGGCGACATGTGCGGCGGCCTGGCCGTCATCAGCGACGTGTTCAAGACCCAGGTCTATGCCCTTTCCCGCTGGATCAACCGCCACCGTGAGATCATCCCGGTCAATTCCATCGACAAGCCGCCGAGCGCCGAACTGCGGCCCAACCAGACGGATCAGGACAGCCTCCCGCCGTACGACCAACTCGACGCCCTGCTCAAGGGCTACGTTGAGGAAGGCCTGTCTCGCGCTGACCTAATCTCGCAAGGCTTCGCCGAAGCCGTGGTCAACGACGTCGTCCGCAAGGTGGACCTCAACGAATACAAACGAAAGCAGGCCGCCCCCGGCCTGAAAATCACCCCCCTCGCCTTCGGCGTCGGCCGCCGCATCCCGATCGTCCAGAAATACGTGAGCTGA
- a CDS encoding Maf family protein: MPSTNPPIILASASPRRRELLASLGVDFTVIPAEVTEHEAPDADPREMVRHNAALKADWVSARHPAATVIGADTTVFVGRTVLNKPRDGTEARAMLRMLSGTVHTVFTGLAIRRAVDGLKLDQGVASEVTFKTLDEATIELYLSRVHTLDKAGGYAIQEEADLIVAGFTGSLTNIVGLPVDEMKQLLTQAGPGR; this comes from the coding sequence ATGCCCTCCACCAATCCTCCGATCATTCTGGCCTCGGCCTCGCCGCGGCGGCGCGAATTGCTGGCCTCGCTGGGCGTGGATTTCACCGTCATCCCGGCCGAGGTGACCGAGCATGAGGCACCCGATGCCGATCCCCGCGAGATGGTGCGCCACAATGCCGCCCTCAAGGCCGACTGGGTCTCCGCCCGCCATCCGGCGGCGACGGTGATCGGCGCGGATACGACCGTTTTTGTCGGCCGGACGGTCCTGAACAAGCCCCGCGACGGTACCGAGGCCCGGGCCATGCTGCGGATGCTGAGCGGCACCGTGCACACTGTGTTCACCGGCCTGGCCATCCGCCGGGCAGTTGATGGGCTCAAACTGGACCAAGGCGTGGCGAGCGAAGTGACCTTCAAGACGCTGGACGAGGCGACCATCGAGTTGTACCTGAGCCGGGTCCATACCCTCGACAAGGCCGGCGGCTACGCCATCCAGGAGGAGGCCGACCTCATTGTCGCCGGATTTACGGGATCATTGACCAATATTGTGGGTCTGCCCGTGGACGAAATGAAACAACTTTTGACTCAGGCTGGTCCGGGGCGTTGA